GTGAGATCGGGAGCCATAGCGTCTCCCATGAAAGCCTGCGTGCCAAAAAGGGCCGCACAGACGCAGAGCATCTCCAGTGGGTGCTGGGAGAACTCAAAGATTCCAAAGAATTCATCGAAAAGAATCTTGGCGTGCCATGCACCACCTTTGCTTACCCCTTCGGCGTCTTCGACGAGGTGATGGCGGAAACTGGCCTGCAAGTGGGATACGAAAGTCTAGTCACTGTTAACAGTCAAAAGGTGAATTGGGATACTCATTTGGGCAAGATAGGCCGCTTTATCATCCATGGGGAAAGTGATGCAAACTTCAGACTGGCCACCAGCTTTCGGGGCCGGGGAGATGTGACTTCCAATCACTTTTTGAAGACCGATGCCAAAGATGCTGATGGCAAAAAGCTTGTAGAAATGAGTCCTGGACCTGATGAAGTTATCAAGGACCGACGCCCTGTCATACGTGTTAATTTACAGCGTGTAGGCTCAGTCGTTCCTGGCACTGTTCGTCTTCGCATTGCGGGTCTTGGCACTGTTCCTGCACAGTATGATCCTGTGACCATGATGGTGGTCTATCCTTTGCCTTATCGCCTCCGTCGTCAGGACTGTGCCGTCACTCTCAGTTTCAAGCGTGCCGAGGGACAGCCGGATGAAGTGGTGACATGGCGTTTTAAAGTGGATCTGGAGGCCAGTTATCTTCCTCAATCTTGACTGGTATAGATAGGGCAATGAATAAGAAAAGTTAGCTAATATGCAAAAAGCACTAACCTTTGATTGACATTGGTTAGGAATACTCAGATTATAGCGTTCTAAATTAATCCAATATTACTATTCATGGCAAACTCATCCTTACCTTCCGTCGATCAACTAACCCGCGCTCTGGAAATCACCCGGCAGATTGAAAAGCTTCAGTCTGAACTTGAGGCTGTTCTTGGTGGTGATCTCAAAGCCGTAAAGAAGCTCGCAAAGGCTGAGAAGACCACGCCTACCGGTCGCAAAAAACGTACCATGTCCCCTGAAGCCAAAGAAAAGATCGCCGCTGCTCAGCGTCTTCGCTGGTCCAAGCAGAAGAAGGCTGATAAGAAAGCCGCTGTCTAATCTTCCACGCTTGCTCAGTATTTGAGCCGCCATTTTCTTGCCTCTGGCAAGCTCCAAGCGTAATGCCGCAGATCATGGATCTGCGGCATTTGCGTTATTTTCAAGCAGTGGCAGAAGCGTTGAGCTTCTCCCAGGCCTCGCGACGCCTTCACATCGCACAGCCAGCGCTCTCGCGTGCCGTTCAGGAATTGGAGCATGAGTTAGGCACTCGCCTTATTGAACGGGATCGCCGGACGGTGGCGCTGACTCCTGCGGGTGCTGTTCTTCTTCACGAAGCCGGTCTCCTGCTGGATAGATTTGAGGAATCCATGCGCCGTGTCCGCCGCACTGCTGCGGGTGAGGAGGGGGAGCTAAGATTGGGCTACATCGGCCCGCCGACCCAATGTTTTCTAGGCAGGTTGTTGCATGACTATCGCCAGCGTTACCCCCTGGTTTCGGTTCATCTGGAAGAGCGTACCCCGGAACGTGTTTGGGAAATGGTCGCCAAAGGCCGCCTCTCAGTCGCCCTGACTCGACCTTTACCAGGGCAGGGGGAGCGCTCTCTGGAGACCCTGCTTTTGCGCAAAGAACCCTTGGGCATTGTGGTCCCGCTGGACCATCCCTTTGCGGAACGTGAATCGGTCACCTGGAAAATGCTGGCTAAAGAGCCCTTGATCGTCCTGGCGCGGCGCGAGGGGGTCGGCCTGCACGATGAGATCCTCGCTGCGTGCCGCGCGGCGGGCTTCACCCCACGCATCGCGTACAGCCCCAGCCTCATGGGTACAGTGCTCAGTTATGCCGAGGCCGGTGCCGGAGTGGGCATCGCCACGGACAGTGTCGCCGCAGCCTCAATGTCATCGACTTTGCGTTACCTCAGTGTCACCCCTGAGCGCACCGTCCCCCTCGTACTCGTTTGGAATCCTGAAGAAGACCCGCCGCCCGTCAAAGCCTTTCGGGATCTGGTGACTGAGTGGCAGGGATCAGGACGCCTCTGGGAATAAACGAGCCCTAATGGCCGGGACAACGCGCCCTATAGTAGCTGGATAATGAGTACATCAGCAGGATGGACGCAGGGCCGCATTTGAGATAATGTGGGAGTTGTCAGATCCTGAGTTTGAGTCACGTATCTCATCTGTTCCAGATTTTAACTCCAAATCGATTCTTCCGTTTCCATGTCTTATCATGACCGCGACTATATGCGCACGGGACCTCCGTCCTTTGGAGAATGGCTCCGGGGCTGGACGGCCTTTCGCGTGGTGTTTGCGCTGAATGTAGCCGTCTTTATTGTTCAGTGGGTCTTTCAGGAAGCCTGGCTTCGAGATGTATTGACAGGTGAGCAAGTGCGCCCACTTGGAGGTGTCAGTGTGGATGAACTGACCAATGGTCATTTTTGGACACCTTTCACCTTCATGTTTGTGCATGATGGCTGGGGCGCATTTTTGGGAAACATGCTGCTTCTCTGGTTCGCCGGGCGGCGTGTTCAGGATGTCTATGGAGGCCGGAATTTCGTCTGGATTTATCTTGTCTCAGGCTTGGTAGGTGCGGCCGTGGAGATGGCCATTTCAGCCTATCTCCTGCATACGACCTCGACGGTTCTTATCGGTGCCGCAGCTCCAGTTCTGGGTCTATTATTGGCTTACGCCGTGGCCATGCCTGAAGAAGAAGTACCCTTGTTCACCTTCAATCTCTGGACTTTCACCAAAGGTTTGATGCTTGTGAATCTGCTCCTGGCAGGCCTTACCCTTTGGGGGAATTTGCCAGAGTGGCTTCCTGTTGGGGATGTTGCCTACTTTGCTCATTTGGGTGGCGGGCTTGCAGGCTGGTACTTTGCCCGCTCGTTAGGTTATGGTGGCGTCCACGCCCATCGGGTGCGCAATATTCAAGCCGCCGGCTCCACACTTCGCCGCCGTCCTGAAATGGCCCGTGTCCGGCGGCCTGCCGTGGAGGTTGATATGGAAGCCGTTAGGCGGGAGAATCCTCACAACGATCCTCTGGTCAATCTCATGAAGGATGAGATCGACCCCATTCTCGACAAGATCAATGATCACGGTATGGGGAGTCTAACCGACGATGAACGCCGTGCGCTAGATCGAGCCAGTCGGCGTCTGTCTAAATAACCTCTCTTTGCAGGGCTGTGATGTATCAGCTAAACGCCTTCTCTGCCGCCTCCAGACGCAGCACTTCGACCTGATGAATCTGCCGGTGCGCCGCTGATTGTAGGTGCGGCAGATCCAGGCCAGTATCCAGTCCCTGGAGTGAGCGCCAGAGCCGGAGTTTACCTTCGATGCCCAGGACAAGCACCTCCAGGGAAATCAGGAGGCCGAGATCGCCTTCACTGGATTTCACCTTAATTTGCAGGCCCTTTTCAGCAATCCACGCCCCTGCTTTTTTGAGCAAATTTTCATGGGTCTCATATCGGTCTAACAAACTCTTTAATAATTCCTGATCACCCGCGACCTCAGATTTAAGCCCTTTCATTTGGTCTGCTTCTGGACGTCCGGCATAAAGGGTGATCAGATGGTCCAGCAGCTCGATAGCCGCGACTGATCCTGCGAGGTGGTCCTTGAGGTAGGTGGTGAGGTTGTTGGTATTCACAATGATGTATCGTGTGATGCGATGTTGCTGCGTGTGAGCGGAAGAATACTGAGTCTGTAGATGTTCACTTTTGCCCTTCATCATCACAATAAGACTGCCCTTGCGCATGAACGCGGAAGTTTTCGAGCTTGGCAAAGAGGGCGTTGGGCGGCAAACTGCGCTTCTGTCCGCGTTTGTTCCTTTTTGCAATCCCATATCCTGACCTGACCTATGCCTCGCAAACTCAGCCATATAGCCCCCGACTGGTGGGATTACACCACGCTCGACAATGACCTGATCAATGACGCGGCCCGTCTGACAGAGCGTGATCTCCGCCAGCTCTCCCGTCCTGGCTTCAAAGTGGTGATGTACGATACTCTGGAGGACTTCTACCTGGCTGAAGCGCTGGAATACATTCATGCCTGGAAGCAGGCCACGGCTGACAATCCGGCGGGTATCTGCGGTCCCGTGGGGCCGACGGAGCAACTGCCACTGGTAGCACGGCTCATTAATGACCTGGGTATTTCCATCAAGGATGGACACTTCTGGGGCATGGATGAGTGGTATGACCCGGAAACGAAGAAGGAAGTCTCCATGGAGCATCCCTTGTCCTTTGAGAAGGCTGACCGTGAGCTTTGCTTTGACCGCATCCAGAAGAAACTGGTCATGCCGGATGCTCATATGCACTTCCCTAAAGCGGATGTGACTGAATACGTTAAAAGCTGGCATTCAGGCGTGCGCTGCATTGTGATGCAGGGTGGTCAGGGAGACATCAAACATTGGGCCTTCAATGATCCATTGAAGCGCAGTGGTAAATGGAAGACTGAGCCACCACCACCGGCTGAATACCGGAAGCTAGGTACCCGGATTGTGGATCTGCATCCGGTCACGCTTTCCCAAAATGCCCGTACTTCTGGCGGTGGTAACATCACGATGGTACCCCAGATGGCCATCACGGTGGGGCCGAAGGAAACCTGGATGGCGGAGAAGGTGAGCATCTGGCAGGCGGGGATGCATGACAATCCGCTAGGCCAGCGCCTGACGGCTCTGATGATCTCCAAGCGGCTGGCGGATGCGGCGGTGCCGATGTCCCTGCTGGCGGATCACCCGAATGTGCAATTCAACTACTTCCGTGGCGGCCTTGGAAGCTGCGCGGTGGAGATGCACTGATGGGGGGCTCTTAACGAGCCATATAAAAAACCCGCCTGGCCGATTAAGCCGGGCGGGTTTTGTTTTGAAGAGTTAGTTAGGCTTGAATCGCCTGATTAGCAGAGAGGCTCGGGTGCACTGTGATGCTGAAGTGCGGCTTTAACGAAGCCGTTGAAGATGGGATGCGGATCGTTAGGCTTGCTGCTGAACTCAGGATGGAACTGGCAGGCGACGAAGAAGGGATGGTCGGGCAGCTCGATGGTTTCAGCCAGCTCACCTTTTTGGGAGATGCCGCTGATGACGAGGCCGTGGGATTCGAGCTGGTCCTTATACTCTTCGTTGACCTCATAACGATGGCGGTGACGCTCGTTGATGATGGTATCCTGATAAAGCTCATGGACCTTGGTGCCAGGGGTCAGCTGGGTGACCCAGTTGCCCAGACGCATGGTGCCGCCGAGTTGTTTCACCTTTTTCTGCTCTTCCATCATGCTGATGACTGGGGCAGGGGTGGCCTTATCGAACTCAGTACTGTTCGCAGCTGGAAGGTCGCAGACGTTGCGGGCGTATTCGATGACGGCGATTTGCATCCCGAGGCAGATGCCGAAGAATGGAATGCCGACGCGGCGGGCATAGCCTGTGG
The DNA window shown above is from Prosthecobacter fusiformis and carries:
- a CDS encoding polysaccharide deacetylase family protein: MRYFTLSLSILLLAGLPACKRIESKLDRLARAAGITPELPPEQKTALVEAPLTPEQEAMEKRLQESAVFEAAKEEDLQAPKAEAFELNKSAVVSILGYHDFRERGGSPMIIAASKFKEQMKAIKESGIPVIPLSDVIAWRKGLKNIPEESLVITMDDGWAGVYTYAYPILKEYDFPFTVYVYKKYVNIGGRSLSWAQIKEMTQHGCEIGSHSVSHESLRAKKGRTDAEHLQWVLGELKDSKEFIEKNLGVPCTTFAYPFGVFDEVMAETGLQVGYESLVTVNSQKVNWDTHLGKIGRFIIHGESDANFRLATSFRGRGDVTSNHFLKTDAKDADGKKLVEMSPGPDEVIKDRRPVIRVNLQRVGSVVPGTVRLRIAGLGTVPAQYDPVTMMVVYPLPYRLRRQDCAVTLSFKRAEGQPDEVVTWRFKVDLEASYLPQS
- a CDS encoding LysR family transcriptional regulator, translating into MDLRHLRYFQAVAEALSFSQASRRLHIAQPALSRAVQELEHELGTRLIERDRRTVALTPAGAVLLHEAGLLLDRFEESMRRVRRTAAGEEGELRLGYIGPPTQCFLGRLLHDYRQRYPLVSVHLEERTPERVWEMVAKGRLSVALTRPLPGQGERSLETLLLRKEPLGIVVPLDHPFAERESVTWKMLAKEPLIVLARREGVGLHDEILAACRAAGFTPRIAYSPSLMGTVLSYAEAGAGVGIATDSVAAASMSSTLRYLSVTPERTVPLVLVWNPEEDPPPVKAFRDLVTEWQGSGRLWE
- a CDS encoding rhomboid family protein, with protein sequence MSYHDRDYMRTGPPSFGEWLRGWTAFRVVFALNVAVFIVQWVFQEAWLRDVLTGEQVRPLGGVSVDELTNGHFWTPFTFMFVHDGWGAFLGNMLLLWFAGRRVQDVYGGRNFVWIYLVSGLVGAAVEMAISAYLLHTTSTVLIGAAAPVLGLLLAYAVAMPEEEVPLFTFNLWTFTKGLMLVNLLLAGLTLWGNLPEWLPVGDVAYFAHLGGGLAGWYFARSLGYGGVHAHRVRNIQAAGSTLRRRPEMARVRRPAVEVDMEAVRRENPHNDPLVNLMKDEIDPILDKINDHGMGSLTDDERRALDRASRRLSK
- a CDS encoding glucosamine-6-phosphate isomerase produces the protein MPRKLSHIAPDWWDYTTLDNDLINDAARLTERDLRQLSRPGFKVVMYDTLEDFYLAEALEYIHAWKQATADNPAGICGPVGPTEQLPLVARLINDLGISIKDGHFWGMDEWYDPETKKEVSMEHPLSFEKADRELCFDRIQKKLVMPDAHMHFPKADVTEYVKSWHSGVRCIVMQGGQGDIKHWAFNDPLKRSGKWKTEPPPPAEYRKLGTRIVDLHPVTLSQNARTSGGGNITMVPQMAITVGPKETWMAEKVSIWQAGMHDNPLGQRLTALMISKRLADAAVPMSLLADHPNVQFNYFRGGLGSCAVEMH